The Geodermatophilaceae bacterium NBWT11 genome has a segment encoding these proteins:
- the scpB gene encoding SMC-Scp complex subunit ScpB, with protein sequence MSFSWERIAAELAAAEADDRTGRTADPDAWDAAARALAASLGVPAAPDLPPVPVETHAAPVRVRPDPDGPPLRPLDEVPVEEADPDAARSQLGVVPDEVDPAELRGGLEALLFVVDTPVDDGTLAATLRCTVGQVRRALVELGADYDARGAGVVLRRVGEGWRLYTREDHAAVVERYLTDGRRARLTQAALETLAVIAYRQPVTRARVSAIRGVGVDAVVRTLASRGLVYECGTDPDSGGGLYATTPLFLERLGLTGLDELPELAPLLPEARTVLDEHPES encoded by the coding sequence GTGAGCTTCTCCTGGGAGCGGATCGCCGCCGAGCTCGCCGCCGCGGAGGCCGACGACCGGACCGGACGCACCGCCGACCCGGACGCCTGGGACGCCGCAGCCCGCGCGCTGGCGGCCTCGCTGGGGGTCCCGGCGGCGCCGGACCTCCCGCCGGTGCCCGTCGAGACCCACGCCGCCCCCGTCCGGGTCCGCCCGGACCCCGACGGCCCCCCGCTGCGGCCGCTGGACGAGGTGCCGGTCGAGGAGGCCGATCCGGACGCCGCACGGTCGCAGCTGGGCGTCGTCCCGGACGAGGTGGACCCCGCCGAGCTGCGCGGCGGGCTGGAGGCGCTGCTGTTCGTCGTCGACACCCCGGTGGACGACGGGACGCTCGCGGCCACCCTGCGCTGCACCGTCGGCCAGGTGCGCCGGGCGCTGGTCGAGCTGGGCGCGGACTACGACGCCCGCGGGGCCGGCGTGGTGCTGCGCCGGGTGGGGGAGGGCTGGCGGCTGTACACCCGGGAGGACCACGCCGCCGTCGTCGAGCGGTACCTCACCGACGGCCGCCGGGCCCGGCTCACCCAGGCCGCACTGGAGACCCTGGCCGTCATCGCCTACCGCCAGCCGGTCACCCGGGCCCGGGTCTCGGCCATCCGCGGGGTGGGCGTGGACGCGGTGGTGCGTACCCTGGCCTCCCGGGGACTGGTGTACGAGTGCGGCACCGACCCCGACAGCGGCGGTGGGCTCTACGCCACGACCCCGCTGTTCCTCGAACGGCTGGGCTTGACCGGCCTCGACGAGCTCCCCGAGCTCGCCCCGTTGCTGCCCGAGGCCCGGACCGTGCTCGACGAACACCCTGAATCCTGA
- a CDS encoding rRNA pseudouridine synthase — MELAPAHPGDREAVVPLAEGQGERLQKVLARAGVGSRRVCEDMIEEGRIAVDGKVVLVQGMRVDPATVQVAVDGTRIEIRNDRVTYAMNKPFGVITAMSDDRGRPTVGDMVGDLQKGIVHVGRLDQDTEGLLILTTDGELAHRLAHPSYEVKKTYMAQVSGSVSRDLGRRLKAGIELEDGPVSVDGFELMDTHAGQSVVELVLHEGRKHIVRRLLAEVGLPVSRLTRTAVGPVQLARMRTGVIRKLSRAEVGSLQELVGL, encoded by the coding sequence ATGGAGCTCGCCCCCGCGCACCCCGGTGACCGCGAGGCGGTCGTTCCGCTCGCCGAGGGCCAGGGCGAGCGGCTGCAGAAGGTGCTCGCCCGCGCCGGCGTGGGCTCGCGACGGGTCTGCGAGGACATGATCGAGGAGGGCCGGATCGCCGTGGACGGCAAGGTCGTCCTGGTCCAGGGCATGCGCGTCGACCCGGCGACCGTGCAGGTCGCCGTCGACGGCACCCGGATCGAGATCCGCAACGACCGCGTCACCTACGCCATGAACAAGCCCTTCGGCGTCATCACCGCGATGAGCGACGACCGCGGCCGGCCCACCGTCGGGGACATGGTCGGTGACCTGCAGAAGGGCATCGTGCACGTCGGCCGTCTGGACCAGGACACCGAGGGCCTGCTCATCCTGACCACCGACGGCGAGCTCGCCCACCGGCTGGCGCACCCCTCCTACGAGGTCAAGAAGACCTACATGGCGCAGGTGTCGGGCTCGGTCTCCCGTGACCTGGGCCGCCGGCTCAAGGCCGGGATCGAGCTGGAGGACGGGCCGGTCTCCGTCGACGGCTTCGAGCTGATGGACACCCACGCCGGGCAGTCCGTCGTCGAGCTGGTGCTGCACGAGGGCCGCAAGCACATCGTGCGTCGGCTGCTCGCCGAGGTCGGCCTGCCGGTCTCCCGGCTGACCCGCACCGCCGTCGGGCCGGTGCAGCTGGCCCGGATGCGCACCGGCGTCATCCGCAAGCTCTCGCGCGCCGAGGTCGGCTCGCTGCAGGAGCTCGTCGGGCTCTGA
- the aroH gene encoding chorismate mutase — MAVRAIRGATQVDADDRDEVLEATAELVSAVLERNELASEDLISILFTATPDLTSEFPALAARQLGLGDVPLMCATEIAVPHALPRVLRLMAHVDTPRPRADVQHVYLRGAVALRRDIAQ; from the coding sequence GTGGCCGTCCGAGCCATCCGGGGCGCGACGCAGGTCGACGCCGACGACCGCGACGAGGTCCTCGAGGCCACCGCCGAGCTGGTCAGCGCCGTCCTCGAGCGCAACGAGCTGGCCTCGGAGGACCTGATCAGCATCCTGTTCACCGCGACGCCCGACCTGACGTCGGAGTTCCCGGCGCTGGCCGCGCGCCAGCTCGGGCTCGGTGACGTGCCGCTGATGTGCGCGACCGAGATCGCCGTCCCGCACGCCCTGCCCCGAGTGCTGCGGCTGATGGCCCACGTCGACACCCCCCGCCCGCGCGCGGACGTGCAGCACGTGTACCTGCGTGGCGCCGTCGCCCTCCGCCGGGACATCGCCCAGTGA
- a CDS encoding (d)CMP kinase, with protein MTAFVGQVTLDGPSGTGKSSVARLVAARLDAAYLDTGAMYRAATVAVLDAGIDLEDAEAVAKTVTAADIRVGTTAGTETVTVDGVDVVQRIRGGEVTRAVSPVSAVPAVRRQLVDQQRALVAGATAVVVEGRDIGTVVLPAATCKVYLTAAPEARAQRRAGQLGLTDAAEVEALAADLRRRDEYDSSRADSPLRPAEDAIVVDSTDLDRDAVVEAVVALALRAVGAGERT; from the coding sequence GTGACCGCCTTCGTCGGACAGGTCACGCTCGACGGTCCCTCCGGGACCGGCAAGTCCAGCGTCGCGCGCCTCGTCGCGGCGCGTCTGGACGCCGCCTACCTCGACACCGGGGCCATGTACCGCGCCGCGACGGTCGCCGTGCTGGACGCCGGGATCGACCTCGAGGACGCCGAGGCCGTGGCCAAGACGGTCACCGCCGCCGACATCCGGGTGGGGACGACGGCCGGCACCGAGACCGTCACCGTGGACGGCGTCGACGTGGTGCAGCGGATCCGCGGGGGAGAGGTCACCCGCGCGGTGTCCCCGGTCTCCGCCGTCCCCGCCGTCCGCCGGCAGCTGGTCGACCAGCAGCGCGCCCTGGTCGCCGGCGCCACCGCCGTGGTGGTGGAGGGGCGGGACATCGGCACCGTCGTCCTGCCCGCCGCGACCTGCAAGGTCTACCTGACCGCAGCCCCCGAGGCCCGCGCCCAGCGCCGGGCCGGCCAACTGGGCCTCACCGACGCCGCCGAGGTCGAGGCACTCGCTGCCGACCTGCGCCGTCGGGACGAGTACGACAGCAGCCGCGCGGACAGTCCGCTGCGGCCCGCCGAGGACGCCATCGTCGTCGACAGCACCGACCTGGACCGCGACGCGGTCGTCGAGGCCGTCGTCGCGCTGGCGTTGCGAGCGGTAGGAGCAGGAGAACGCACATGA
- a CDS encoding ribosome biogenesis GTPase Der — translation MSKAPNPVVAVVGRPNVGKSTLVNRFIGRRAAVVQDVPGVTRDRISYEALWNGKTFSVVDTGGWEPKASGMAASIARQAEYAMKTADVIVLVVDASVGVTETDLAAARVLRRSKTPVIVVANKVDDERGEANAAELWSLGLGEPFSVSALHGRGAGDLLDLVLEAMPEAPRESLEEGGPRRVALVGRPNVGKSSLINRLSKSERSVVDSVAGTTVDPVDSLVTLGGEPWRFVDTAGLRRKVGTASGTEYYASLRTEAAIEASEVAIVLLAADEVISEQDQRVITQVIESGRALVIAINKWDTLDEDRHAQLEKEIERDLSRVKWAHRVNISALKGRGVNKLADHLRDALASWEYRIPTAELNNFIRALVQETPPPPRGGKVSKIKYVTQADVRPPRFVVFSTGFLEAGYRRFLERKLREKWGFEGTPIDVSVKVRESKARDARKG, via the coding sequence ATGAGCAAGGCCCCCAACCCCGTCGTCGCCGTCGTCGGACGGCCCAACGTCGGCAAGTCCACGCTGGTCAACCGGTTCATCGGCCGCCGCGCCGCCGTCGTGCAGGACGTCCCCGGCGTCACCCGCGACCGCATCTCCTACGAGGCGCTGTGGAACGGCAAGACGTTCAGCGTCGTCGACACCGGCGGCTGGGAGCCCAAGGCGTCGGGCATGGCCGCCTCGATCGCCCGGCAGGCCGAGTACGCGATGAAGACCGCCGACGTGATCGTGCTCGTCGTGGACGCCTCCGTGGGCGTCACCGAGACCGACCTCGCGGCCGCCCGGGTGCTCCGGCGCTCGAAGACCCCGGTGATCGTGGTCGCCAACAAGGTCGACGACGAGCGCGGCGAGGCCAACGCGGCCGAGCTGTGGTCGCTGGGTCTGGGCGAGCCGTTCAGCGTCAGCGCGCTGCACGGCCGCGGCGCCGGCGACCTGCTCGACCTGGTGCTCGAGGCGATGCCCGAGGCGCCGCGGGAGTCCCTCGAGGAGGGCGGCCCGCGCCGGGTGGCGCTGGTCGGGCGGCCCAACGTGGGCAAGTCCAGCCTGATCAACCGGCTGTCGAAGTCCGAGCGCTCCGTCGTGGACTCCGTCGCCGGCACCACCGTCGACCCGGTCGACTCCCTGGTCACCCTGGGCGGCGAGCCCTGGCGGTTCGTCGACACGGCGGGCCTGCGGCGCAAGGTGGGGACGGCGAGCGGCACCGAGTACTACGCCAGCCTGCGCACCGAGGCCGCCATCGAGGCCTCCGAGGTCGCCATCGTGCTGCTGGCCGCCGACGAGGTGATCAGCGAGCAGGACCAGCGGGTGATCACCCAGGTGATCGAGTCCGGCCGGGCGCTGGTCATCGCGATCAACAAGTGGGACACCCTCGACGAGGACCGGCACGCCCAGCTGGAGAAGGAGATCGAGCGTGACCTCTCCCGGGTGAAGTGGGCACACCGGGTGAACATCTCCGCGCTCAAGGGCCGCGGGGTGAACAAGCTCGCTGACCACCTGCGCGACGCCCTGGCCTCGTGGGAGTACCGCATCCCCACCGCCGAGCTGAACAACTTCATCCGCGCCCTGGTCCAGGAGACCCCGCCCCCGCCCCGCGGCGGCAAGGTCTCCAAGATCAAGTACGTCACGCAGGCCGACGTCCGCCCGCCGCGCTTCGTGGTGTTCTCCACCGGCTTCCTCGAGGCCGGCTACCGCCGCTTCCTGGAGCGCAAGCTCCGCGAGAAGTGGGGCTTCGAGGGCACCCCGATCGACGTGTCGGTCAAGGTGCGGGAGAGCAAGGCGCGGGACGCCCGCAAGGGCTGA